The window taattattttggttcaatttcagaaatagtataagagaaataatgttgattattttggttcagtttaaAAATTAGTGTAATTGTTGGagttcaatttcaaaaatatcaaAGATTAGAGTCCGAAGTAGCTTCGGAGTtacttccaagttttttttttttatatattctttttaaGGATTTACTTCCAAGTTGTTAACTTGGAAACACAAATCTATTCCACACAAGTCTAATGGTAGACTTGTATTCTGcccatttctaatttttaatatcAAAATTGACAGTAAGGTGTAGAAGTGCGGTTTCTATTGCACCGCTTGGAAAGAGTATTGTAAATTTAAAAGAGTATGTTCTGCTTGGAAAATCAACTAAAAAGCTATGTTCTGCTAGAAAGAGTATTGCACCGCTTGGAAAATCTCGGACGCACAAGGGAGTACAAACTGACCTTTTTACTCGGAAATATTGTTGAATTTGAATTCTAAAACAGAGATCGAGAGAATGgagaaaacaaaatagaaaaaaatttctatgCAGCGGAAGGATCGAGAAAGGGAGATTGACTGATAGATCGAGAAAGGGATACAGGATTAAACGGGCAAAGTGGAAGCTTATTATTTGGGTCAACTTGTTGGGCTGGTTTGTTGTTAGATTTatcctaaccattaaataaagttattagatgattttttattaaaactcaaagttttaaaattatttttattaatttttccaaaaaaagaaagggtaaattacattttaccccttCAGGTTTGGGgtcaatttcaatttcttataacatctttaaaacatttcactttcttacctcacgtactattttatttcaatttcataaagccgttaaatttttcatccattaatccgttaaTAATTGACGTGGCTATCATATTTGTGTCACGTGACTGCCAAATTTGTGCTAggtagaaaaataataattttttatacattaaaaatattaaccctatttattaaaaaaatataaataaataaaaaccccaaaaccctttttcgtcttccccacccgagcccccccccccttttttttatacataaaccaaaaatctgctccttgttttttatttcatgGATCCACAGATCCAATGGCTACCAACCCACACAAACAGCAACAATCATAGCCACCCCCTTCCCCATCACCATCGCAGCCCCCAGACCACTCCGCCACCTCTTCCCTCCAGTTTTCACACACAAAGAGCTCATATCCTCTACAAACCAATTCAACCCGAAATGCAAAAAatctctctattttcactcTCAATCCGAAGAAAAAAACCCCATAAATTTCAtagatttcaaaattttatttcccAAGTCGTCGAAAGACTCGATATTTGAGAGGCCGCCACCGTGGAGGGAGTCGAGCATGAGAGGGAGGAGATTAGGCGTTGCAGGAGAGAGAGCATGAGCTTAGGTTGATTGAAAATTTGGATATAGTGATTAAGGGTTGCATGAGAGAGAGcatgagagagaggagaaagaaagcgcatgagagagagaggagagagagagtgaatggGAGTGGCGGGGGTTAGGAATGGGCAAATACctattggttatgggtaacagTGGTTATTCGTTCATTAAAATTtgacggttacggttatgggtaaccgtttagataaataaacggttatgggtataaccgtttactcaTGAAATTTAATTGGTCGGTTATGAGTATTACCCGCAGTTATAaacagtggcggatccaggaatctTACCCCAAGGGGTCGCAGTgtaaaagttcaaataaaaatttaggatggaaaaacatattgaaaatgaaatcatagtactttcattcataattcataatggaaacaatattacaaactataattgtccacgacgaggtttcatattttgaaaacgaagcattatagcttcattttcaatacaagcaaaaatatctctctcaatataaacaagcaagctatcactcaaccattgatctcccattttgttcctAAGTGGACCCTTAACAATATTCATGACAGAAAATGCTCTATCCACTGAAGCAGTTGCAACTGGTAAAACTAAAGACAATGTAATGAGCAAATATACATAATTGAATACTTGATGCATCCttgtctccaccattttttttgcaagatcaccaatcccttccaattgagagaaatcactactggaacacacataatgaatataaatctcaagttgatcttcaagtgtCAAACGATCTTCATCCGAAAAGACTTGAGGATAAAATTGAGCAAGACGAAGTAACTTTGATTTCTCAAAAGCTACAAATGAATCTTTcggactcaaacatgccatacaaaTAAGCAACTCGGTATTTACCTCATTAAACCGATCCTCTAACTCCGTAATTTGCTCATCAATGACATAAATAAAGAGCTCCACACGATAATGATGACGATTTGTCTTTATTGGAGCATAACGCATTGACCTCCCTGGAAGTATAAATGCCTCTTCCATGTTAGGAACATCAATatgatgtttttcacaaaaagaagatacTTCATCAACCAATGCATCGAACCCATTATTCCTCATCCAATATAGTTTTTCCTTGCATGATTTCACTAAagccattgcattcacaatttcttgatctttcctttgcaatgcttgtgacaaatcatttgtgagtcccaatatgactttcatcaagaaaaggtgaaacacaaactcaaaagtaAGTATCActctcattaacttatttgctTCAGCCGCACTGTCATTGGGATTATCATCAATAACCATTTGAAGCACATGAACCACGGATGAAAACATAGAAATGATGCTAATCAAGGTACCATAGTGTGAGTTCCATCGTGTGTCACCGGCACGTTTGAgacttgtttcttgatttaagcCTCGCCCCGTTATAAGACAATCATTTTCAAAAGCTATCACAAGCTCTTCTTGAAGTTGCCCTCTAAGTGAATCACGCCGATTACAAGATGCTCCAACATGATTAACCACACTATTAGCCATTGCAAAAAAAGAGGCAATGTCTATATTCTTCTTTGCTACAGCAACAAGAGCTAGTTGAAGTTGATGagcaaagcaatgaacataatatgcacaaggttgttctctcaatatctttgttttaaggccaTTCAACTCACCTCTCATATTGCTAGCACCATCATAACCTTGTCCTCGTAGCTTGGAAATGCTCAAACCGTTGCAAGAAAACAATGTGTCAATAGCATCCTTTAGTGAACTTGAAGTAGTGTCGGTAACATGTTGGATACCCACAAATCTTTCAATTACATGCCCGTTGTCATCCACATAACGCAACACCATAGCCATTTGCTCTTTCACAGACACATCACGTGCTTCTTCCACCAATATTGAAAAGAATCTATCTTTTAGACCATCCATGATAGCATCAAGTGTTTCAAGGGCACatgaattcacaatttcttttttaatggAAGGAGCTAGTAATTTGAGATTCCCCGGGGCATTTTCCATCACAATTTCTCtaactttatcattattatctGCAAGGAATTGCAATAACTCCAAGTAATTTCCCCTATTGCTTGAAGTGGCATTTTCATCATGGCCACGAAAAGGAAGACCTTGTCGCAATAAAAACTTAGTGCACTTGATTGAAGCAATCAAGCATGTGCGATAAGCCTTACGAGTTTGGTCAGAGTGTTTGCTCACTGCCGTTTCAATATGTGTAGCttgattcatcaaatttgtagcAGCTTCTCTAGCCTTATTATGAACACTCCCAACCGGTCCAACATGCATCttaaatctttctctccctttcttccaaTTCTTAAATCCATCTCCAGTGAAAGCTTCACTACCCACTTGttcaaaattggttttaaagagATAGCAATAGAGACAAAATGCCGCATCTTTAGATACactatactccaaccaatcaaactcatcaaaccattggggaatgtgatcggatcatatttatatatatttttatttcaaattcactcgtcttttcttggttagttccttatatttttgagctatttacgttatttttgtgtttataggatttgttatgcaaagaaaataaaaatagcacaaaagagttttaaataataaattcgtcgaaaattgctttagtcgttctcattctgtcatgggttattggtagaattatgtcacggATTATAGGTCGAACTTGTCCTTACAAAACTAAAGGTGTTCAAGAGCTTATATATTATGCTTAGATATTCTACCTTCTTAATGCGGCTCTATTTCTACAATGTTTCGCGTTTATGTATTTGGAATGAAAGTTGGGCTTCTAGGGAAAGATcctattgttttgaattatctAGTAGTTTGTTATTTGCAGTTGAGTTTTATACAATCATGTTTCAGGAATTCCTGTTCTATATGGAAGGTATCCCGCCAGAGAGTTTATGCATGCTTCTTGGCCACAGTCACAATTCACAAGAAACTACAGAGCAAGTACCACCATTCCTCTATTTAGCAgatcattttcatcaaaagtgGAACACGGGTGGACCACTAGAAAAATCATGGAGGGCATAAAGAAAAGGATAGAGGGAGTTGATGGAGGCGGCCAGCTTGAAAAACAGAAAAGGGAGAGCTGTGAGTGGGATGGCACTATTCTGTTATGATGGAGAGAAGCgcacaaaagaaagaaaaagaaataaaagaaaaggggaGCGCCAATCAAAAGGGACGGAGAGATAGAAGCAGCAAGCTGCCTTAGGCAGCGAGAAAGAAAGGCAGCTCGGAGGGGTTCAAAGACACGGACAGCACAAgcagagaaagaagaataagaaaataaagaagggggagagagagatagactggggggagagaagagagaaggccGTGGGTAGCTGGGGAGAAACAAAAGCTTGCTTTGCTGCCTTGTGCAGCTAGAGATCAGAAAGCTGCAGCTTGGCAGCGTGCGGGGTAAAGAAAAGGAAGCAGCAAAGCTGCCTTACATGAGCGCCAGCACAAAAGCAACACAGCtgccttctctctcggttaaatctttccaaacttatattttatttctgttttaataatgtgtaactaaatttattttggctagaggttaattcaaaaccatgaatatatttgtaatatgaattgattaccttcagttgtgatttctgagttgtgatttaatttgcttaactgcttgattgatagcttatttttgtatgttgattaagaatgcatacttaatttacatgcatgaatttgacgctagaatataagggagtttcacctaatcgttatgaacttatattcacaagtagtgaaggttgctagtcacaatcacgttaagtaaattcttggcataagtttcatgcaaatcatagtaacgagtgtctcgtcaatgcttatgtttttcatagaacttaatgattcttgcttgtatctgtattatgcaattcatgtagggaacttgtagggaatgttttgggttgtcgtatgcaatcatccaacccaataacttgtggaaaaactgagggttaattagtgcaattcacggttaatttggggcgttgatatttacaatttattgaaagaacaactgaaaatcaatttaggttgcatttgtctcatgtgtggagaagaaccctctagctagtccgtcacctatcctttcaccttaatttcatgcttttgtcaattctgtaatttatttaagtttaatttacttctcgtcaaaaccaaacccccccccccattattaaattatattatttagttagttttcattgttgttagtcttttaattcaatttccgtccatttcaattcctagtgtctaatttgattgttgtcattattttgagtcattctaagtgtgtttcgggttattagagtttttagcctagttttgtgtccttgagtcttgtttaatatttttaaattaatttagaatagattagcaatccctcctaatccccgaccTAGAAcaataccctacttacatctatactacaattgtcaaaaagagggtttaatttgtgtgttaacttattttagtATCAGAATGAAGCGTCGATTAATTCCCGACATATTAGTTATTGGGAAATTATGACCTCTAGGTTGACAAGGTCCTTTTTGTAGATATAATCTTCGGACCTCATCTCTCATATTAGCGTTATAATCTATTATTCGAGTTCTTAATCCAGGATCCGCTTGAAGATTACCCAAAACATCATCTAACTGACTTTGTCTTGAACTTGGAGTTCTTGAACTACCAACAGTATTTGAACTATCAACATTATTCGAACTACCCGAACCCGATGATgactttctcttaaaaaaccGTTCCATAATAATGCttgctacatatacaaaatattcaaaataaatactcacaatataaacaaaccataaacataatcaaaataaatatgaattggattttcaattaaattaaatatctcatcttgcattctacatatacaaaataatgaaaataaaaactcacaatataaacaaaccatcaatataatcaaaataaatatgaattgaatttcaattaaattaaatatattctacatatacaaaatattcaaaataaatactcacaatataaacaaaccataaacataatcaaaataaatatgaattggatttcaattaaattaaatatctcatcttgcattctacatatacaaaataatgaaaataaaaaatcacaatataaacaaaccatcaataaaaacaaaccaataaaaactcacaatataaacaaatcatcaatataaacaaaccatcaataaaaactcacaataaaaactcacaaaataaatatgaattgaatttcaattaattaaatatattctacatatacaaaatattcaaaataaatactcacatcaCAATATAAAAACcaagggaggagatggagttggAGCCGCCAGCAGAGGAGCAGcaagggaggagatggagttcACGTTGAGGGTTTGGGGGCAGCAGCAGCAAGGGAGGAGAGGAGTTGAGGATTTGGGGGGATTGAGTTAGGGTTGGAGGATGAAAATTTGGGGCTTTTAATTGTATAGGGGTTGGTTAGGAAAGGCTGGGATGGGGGGGGACACtgtgggaatttttttttttttttttttcggcctggcccaaaacgacgccgttttggccaggtcatttaaaaaaatttcctgggccaaaacgacgccgttttgcccgtatgttttgaaaaaaaagaagcgcGCGCGAgcgctgcttcttcttcctcttcctgccgAGCTTCGTTCAGGATTTTTGTCGAACACTTGGCGTGCGACTtcgaccccgacgaccccagctccaagaggtcgcgtatgggagcttcaaggttgtttccatggtttccaaggggtcgtgcgaccccgacgaccccactgtggatccgcccCTGGTTATAAAtgggtacccatttaaccatttattttaatatatgtaaaactaaaaaaaaatagtttctaGCTAAGTTTAGTATCCCGAGACATATTTGGTTATAAAGGGACATATTGTCTCGGTTTACTGctgcggtgaacagttcaagatcttccacatccactgcgtcaccaagtaaacccgatatgttttcactaatgtaagttcaagtccaaaagacacttcaCCAGATGCATTTCATGCTTATTCTCTCTCAGTTTTAGGCAGCCTAGTCATACATTTGCATttacatttgcattcaaatgtggggtaattgttggagtttgaatgaaatttcaactcaaatgtggggtattgttggaaatttaaGTAGTTTGAGTAAAAATTTCTTTGTCCCATATTGGCCATTCTCAAAAGATTtcatcactttataaggctttgtcctttataaaaagtgattggagtaatagaCATTGGAAAATGAAATTGGGTTCACCTTGGGTCAGAtaataaaattgggctcacccttggggttgggctttggggtgcactaattaattggtaattaatatataattaattataattaatatatataatatataattaattatcaaaagatgggccttgggctttatctgaaaattaaattctttaattaattatttatctaaaaattaaattctttaattaattattttttttaattaattttgaatttaatttaattaatttttatttgaacagactcatcttttcagatAAAGTCTAAAGTCAATGAAAAACGCAGAGAGCACTGCACCCCATCTgaagagatgtctcccaacagtcacATCTCATTATTATACATGTTGCAAATAGGCATAATCCCACTATATATACATTTGTCTACATGGCatttagaacacagaaaaacATAAATCTCCTTCTGTAATCCATAGCATTCTTACTGAGAGTACTCCAAggaaattcgccagaagttaagttttccggtgctggaattctaacttgatcgttgaatcctagTGAAACAGACGTCTAGAGAACTACAAACACTGAGTATggcgaaatttctgtttcaatgacattgcggtacgcaagcctagATCTTCAATATTTCTGTTTAATATTAGTTCATTGTTCATACACtgtttatttattagcatatataaatttatcacaGATTTTTGACATATATTCAACACAAACAACTTCACACAATCCGCAAAAGAGAGAACTTGTAAATTTATGTATCCAACCGGGCCCATGATTGAAGCAACTGAGATATTCCTTGTGGTCACCAAAATCTTAGCTCCTGCCTTGGTCCCCTCTATCAATTAAACTCTCACCTGCTCCATTTGATACGATCGTCATTCCACATATCATCCAAGACGAGCAAAAATTTCTTATCCCTTAAAACATCTCGTAGTTGTGCTTGCAACTGATCCAAAGATAACCCttcagggtgcgtttggtacgtgggacgggacgggacggaacgggatgaggcgttccgtcccgcgtttggtgcgccaaaaatgggtggaacgagCTGTCCCacctcccccctggaacgggtttgttccacgtctgtggaacacaatgttttaccattttaagacaaatataccccatgtctttttcaaaaattacaccttcgtcccatcccgttccgtcccgttccgtcccgtcccgtcctgtcccgtcccgtcccgtcccattccgtcccgtctgcgtaccaaacgcaccctcaCTGATCTTTGTACCTAATGCAGAGCCAAGGATGTCTTATGTCAATCTAGTAACATCAAAGTCCACCGACACATGCTGCCACATTCTTAAGTCAAAACTCCCAACAACTCTCTGATCATTGTACACCGACTAGGCAAGGGTGGTCTTTCCCAAACCTCATAATCCCACTATAGgaataacataaacattcagCGTAACCTCTCATGTAACCTCTCTCTCTTATATCCTTAATTCTATGCCTCTAGATAGGGTGAATAACAGTGACATGCCaccacttgttctatttttttttataaaaagaaaaaaaacaataataatatcaTTCAGTGTTCTTTGCTTTTTACTAGAAATAGGAGATTCAATCAggctaaaataataataataataattgagcaaaaaaataaaataaaataaaataaaaaatcaaagaaagaaaataagaggAGAACAAATGTAGTTTGAGACTGATTAAATCCAAGCCGTCCTCTGATCATTACAAtaattttagggtaaattacaaatATAGTTTGGGGTCTATTACAATCGCATACaacattttcaaaacattttactttcatacatttacttatcattttatttcaatttcata is drawn from Malus domestica chromosome 14, GDT2T_hap1 and contains these coding sequences:
- the LOC139191137 gene encoding uncharacterized protein, encoding MHVGPVGSVHNKAREAATNLMNQATHIETAVSKHSDQTRKAYRTCLIASIKCTKFLLRQGLPFRGHDENATSSNRGNYLELLQFLADNNDKVREIVMENAPGNLKLLAPSIKKEIVNSCALETLDAIMDGLKDRFFSILVEEARDVSVKEQMAMVLRYVDDNGHVIERFVGIQHVTDTTSSSLKDAIDTLFSCNGLSISKLRGQGYDGASNMRGELNGLKTKILREQPCAYYVHCFAHQLQLALVAVAKKNIDIASFFAMANSVVNHVGASCNRRDSLRGQLQEELVIAFENDCLITGRGLNQETSLKRAGDTRWNSHYGTLISIISMFSSVVHVLQMVIDDNPNDSAAEANKLMRVILTFEFVFHLFLMKVILGLTNDLSQALQRKDQEIVNAMALVKSCKEKLYWMRNNGFDALVDEVSSFCEKHHIDVPNMEEAFILPGRSMRYAPIKTNRHHYRVELFIYVIDEQITELEDRFNEVNTELLICMACLSPKDSFVAFEKSKLLRLAQFYPQVFSDEDRLTLEDQLEIYIHYVCSSSDFSQLEGIGDLAKKMVETRMHQVFNYVYLLITLSLVLPVATASVDRAFSVMNIVKGPLRNKMGDQWLSDSLLDLNTKAYQPSQSDPVVEDEYQARVSYGTF